One window of the Prinia subflava isolate CZ2003 ecotype Zambia chromosome 1, Cam_Psub_1.2, whole genome shotgun sequence genome contains the following:
- the GJC2 gene encoding gap junction gamma-2 protein, with product MTNMSWSFLTRLLEEIHNHSTFVGKVWLTVLIVFRIVLTAVGGESIYSDEQSKFTCNTKQPGCDNVCYDAFAPLSHVRFWVFQIIMISTPSVMYLGYAIHRIARSAEEEKKFKGFKKKKQFALNWQAVRNMEDAMEADEEEPMISDDAAEHEKAKARPKCKEQQKHDGRRRIQQEGLMKIYVFQLLTRASFEVCFLIGQYLLYGFEVEAYYVCNRVPCPHTVDCFVSRPTEKTIFLLVMYVVSCLCLLLNMCEMFHLGFGTIRDAIRNRKINSFRQPPYNYAYPKNISCPPEYNLVVKSEKSTKIPNSLMAHEQNLANVAQEQQCTSPDENLPADLSTLHKHLRVAQEQLDIAFQSYSSTQANTQPSRTSSPASGGTVVEQNRANTAQEKQGAKPKASLEKGSSSSKDGKTSVWI from the coding sequence ATGACCAACATGAGCTGGAGCTTCCTCACCCGCCTGCTAGAAGAGATTCACAATCACTCCACCTTCGTGGGGAAGGTCTGGCTCACCGTGCTCATCGTCTTCCGCATCGTCCTCACGGCGGTGGGGGGCGAGTCCATCTACTCCGATGAGCAGAGCAAGTTCACCTGCAACACCAAGCAGCCGGGCTGCGACAACGTCTGCTACGACGCCTTCGCGCCGCTCTCACACGTCCGCTTCTGGGTCTTCCAGATCATCATGATCTCCACGCCCTCCGTCATGTACCTGGGCTACGCCATCCACAGGATCGCCCGCTCGGCCGAGGAGGAGAAGAAGTTCAAGGGCTTCAAGAAGAAGAAGCAGTTTGCCCTGAACTGGCAGGCCGTGCGCAACATGGAGGACGCCATGGAGGCCGACGAGGAGGAGCCCATGATCTCCGACGACGCGGCCGAGCACGAGAAGGCCAAGGCCAGGCCCAAGtgcaaggagcagcagaagcacGATGGGAGGAGGCGCATCCAGCAGGAGGGGCTGATGAAGATCTACGTCTTCCAGCTCCTCACCCGGGCCTCCTTCGAGGTTTGCTTTTTGATAGGGCAGTATTTGCTCTACGGCTTCGAGGTGGAAGCTTATTACGTCTGCAACAGGGTCCCTTGTCCGCACACCGTGGACTGCTTTGTGTCCCGGCCCACGGAGAAGACCATCTTCCTCCTGGTGATGTACGTGGtgagctgcctgtgcctgctgctgaaCATGTGCGAGATGTTCCACCTGGGATTCGGCACCATCCGCGACGCCATCCGCAACCGCAAGATCAACAGCTTCCGGCAGCCCCCCTACAACTACGCCTACCCCAAGAACATCTCCTGCCCTCCCGAGTACAACCTGGTCGTCAAATCCGAGAAGTCCACCAAGATCCCCAACAGCCTGATGGCCCACGAGCAGAACTTGGCCAACGtggctcaggagcagcagtgcacCAGCCCAGATGAGAACCTGCCGGCGGATCTGTCCACGCTGCACAAGCACCTGCGGGtggcccaggagcagctggacaTCGCCTTCCAGAGCTACAGCAGCACCCAGGCCAACACGCAGCCCTCTCGGACCAGCAGCCCCGCCTCGGGGGGCACCGTGGTGGAGCAGAACAGGGCCAACACCGCCCAGGAGAAACAAGGTGCTAAACCCAAGGCCTCCTTGGAgaaaggcagctccagcagcaaggACGGGAAGACGTCTGTGTGGATATAA